From Trueperella pecoris, a single genomic window includes:
- a CDS encoding PspC domain-containing protein, with amino-acid sequence MKIYDSLRSQPLRRTPDNIVAGVCAGLAHRWGISPVLVRVGALVLIPIGGIGLLLYGLGWLLIPSYDDADILLEGALHDPDASVAAASVLTIAGIAVFLPFITASAGITFRRAPFFGLVILVAVAYVLGRFRSPRSSDARRFDDAQGTHDASDFDSARGSLPDGVTPTQPVGVTESLGVAHPIDATQPIGTTQPLGVTESIGVTEPIDVAGADGVGGARQARKTKPRRVRTPAASGRFIRMFLALAIVAGAISLLATRGSLASILMALAVPLGVVALGVMIAGARGLRGSWLTATTWLLAIPTTIALIVALFIPNHILLAPNTTLLTTSTSAKAPTLLYTAPGNVIRSIDNISPAGRHVKTFIVASQSYLVNEEVPVIFEFTRHPDAYGDSHVRLSGTSTWEASLDGQKVTSWYPGQRSSQDEQRYEATVSLDPGQSLTFASPAAIANASAARHIKIMFSYGSLDVDGVSPSFFDPPVAEEYSEKPGADPDAAPESTGAEPGTGVESQSASATTEEGK; translated from the coding sequence ATGAAGATATACGACTCACTTCGTTCCCAACCGCTTCGGCGTACACCGGACAACATTGTTGCAGGCGTGTGTGCTGGACTTGCCCACCGATGGGGCATCTCCCCCGTGCTCGTGCGCGTGGGCGCCCTCGTCCTCATTCCTATCGGCGGAATCGGGCTCCTCCTTTACGGACTCGGCTGGCTACTCATTCCTTCCTACGACGATGCCGACATCCTCCTCGAAGGCGCCCTTCACGATCCCGACGCCAGCGTGGCGGCAGCCAGCGTCCTGACAATTGCCGGAATAGCAGTATTCCTGCCTTTCATCACGGCCAGTGCTGGAATCACTTTCCGGCGCGCACCGTTTTTCGGTCTCGTCATCCTTGTCGCGGTGGCTTACGTCTTGGGGCGCTTCAGATCGCCACGTTCTAGTGATGCGCGACGTTTTGACGATGCGCAAGGTACTCACGATGCGTCGGATTTCGATTCTGCCCGCGGGTCCCTGCCAGACGGCGTCACACCTACACAGCCGGTCGGTGTGACAGAAAGCCTCGGTGTGGCACACCCCATCGATGCAACTCAACCGATTGGGACTACGCAACCACTCGGCGTGACGGAATCGATCGGTGTGACAGAACCGATCGACGTGGCGGGCGCGGACGGCGTCGGCGGCGCGCGCCAAGCAAGGAAGACCAAACCTCGCCGCGTACGCACCCCGGCAGCAAGCGGACGATTCATACGCATGTTCCTCGCGCTCGCGATCGTCGCAGGCGCGATCTCACTCCTCGCGACGCGTGGCAGCCTCGCGTCTATTTTGATGGCTCTCGCCGTACCGCTGGGCGTCGTCGCCCTCGGTGTCATGATCGCCGGGGCGCGCGGGCTACGCGGAAGTTGGCTCACCGCCACAACCTGGTTACTTGCCATACCAACGACCATCGCGCTCATCGTCGCACTTTTTATTCCTAACCACATCCTGCTGGCGCCCAACACGACGCTCTTGACCACGTCGACGTCGGCAAAGGCGCCAACTCTGCTGTACACAGCTCCGGGTAACGTCATTCGGTCGATCGACAACATCAGCCCGGCAGGCCGTCACGTGAAGACGTTCATAGTCGCGAGCCAGTCCTACCTCGTCAATGAGGAGGTTCCCGTCATCTTCGAATTCACCAGGCATCCCGATGCCTACGGTGATAGCCACGTCAGGCTTTCAGGCACGAGCACGTGGGAGGCCAGCCTCGACGGCCAAAAAGTCACGTCCTGGTATCCAGGCCAGCGCTCGAGCCAAGACGAACAACGATACGAGGCCACGGTCTCACTCGACCCAGGTCAGAGCCTCACATTCGCTAGCCCTGCCGCTATCGCTAACGCTTCGGCAGCGCGCCACATCAAGATCATGTTCAGCTACGGCTCTCTCGATGTAGACGGCGTCTCCCCCAGCTTCTTCGACCCGCCGGTGGCAGAAGAATACTCCGAGAAGCCCGGAGCCGATCCCGACGCTGCGCCCGAATCGACCGGCGCTGAACCCGGCACTGGCGTTGAATCCCAATCTGCTTCAGCAACCACGGAAGAAGGAAAATAA